One region of Arcobacter sp. CECT 8983 genomic DNA includes:
- the rhuM gene encoding RhuM family protein, protein MNDLSNIVVYNDGELELKVSINTETVWLNRNQLSELFGRDVKTIGKHINNVFKEKELEKISVVANFATTALDGKTYNIEYYNLDVIISIGYRVKSQRGVKFRQWATKILKNYIQNGYVINSDKITNERFVNLENDVNILKNKVDTISSRLEDNSLKIKQGIFYDGQVYDAYSFVSDLLRTTKEEIILIDNYIDDTTFTLFSKVPNIKVIIFTNTISKQLKLDFVKYSKQYDNIILKTFKNSHDRFLIIDKKEVYHLGASLKDLGKKWFAFSKINISANDLISKLD, encoded by the coding sequence ATGAATGACTTATCAAATATAGTAGTTTATAATGATGGAGAATTAGAACTAAAAGTTTCTATAAATACCGAAACAGTATGGTTGAATAGAAATCAACTCTCTGAACTTTTTGGTAGAGATGTAAAAACTATTGGTAAACATATTAATAATGTTTTTAAAGAAAAAGAGTTAGAAAAAATATCAGTTGTCGCAAATTTTGCGACAACTGCATTAGATGGTAAAACTTATAATATAGAGTATTACAATTTAGATGTAATAATTTCTATTGGTTATCGTGTAAAATCTCAAAGGGGTGTTAAATTCCGTCAATGGGCAACAAAAATTCTGAAAAATTATATTCAAAATGGCTATGTAATAAACAGCGATAAAATCACAAATGAAAGATTTGTAAATCTTGAGAATGATGTAAATATATTAAAGAATAAGGTTGATACTATCTCATCAAGACTAGAAGATAATAGTTTGAAAATCAAGCAAGGTATATTTTATGATGGACAAGTTTATGATGCTTATAGCTTTGTATCTGATTTATTAAGAACAACGAAAGAAGAGATAATACTTATTGATAATTATATAGATGATACAACTTTTACACTTTTTTCAAAAGTTCCAAATATAAAAGTAATAATATTTACAAATACTATTTCAAAGCAATTAAAATTAGATTTTGTAAAATATTCAAAACAGTATGATAATATCATTCTAAAAACTTTTAAAAACTCTCACGATAGGTTTTTAATCATTGATAAAAAAGAAGTTTATCATTTAGGTGCGAGTTTGAAAGACCTTGGCAAAAAATGGTTTGCATTTTCTAAGATAAATATAAGTGCAAATGACTTAATATCAAAACTAGATTAA
- a CDS encoding DNA alkylation repair protein, protein MAEQLKNVYTKEYINNLAKKIKENYQKFDSDSFINSIFNSTWETLELKMRMRHIAVTLNTFLPLSYKEQLEILKPTSHDFSGFDAMFFQDFVEVYGLEDFQNSMEALEVFTLDSSSEFAIRQFILNCEDETMSQMKLWAKSSNEHIRRLASEGCRPRLPWAVALPKFKKDPTKVFEIIELLKNDKSKYVQKSVANNLNDISKDNPKLVIEFIKTNLGKTKELDWICKHAARTLLKKADKEVLCLFGYINNSHVEVENFICDKSLKMGENLNFSFDIKSNQELGKLRIEYAIIYKKAKDKSSRKLFLISQNEIKTKTKSFSKRQSFKNMTTRRHYKGEHQIEIIINSDVKCKESFNLF, encoded by the coding sequence ATGGCAGAACAATTAAAAAATGTATATACAAAAGAGTATATAAATAATCTAGCAAAAAAAATAAAAGAAAACTATCAAAAGTTTGATAGTGATAGTTTTATTAACTCTATATTTAATTCTACTTGGGAAACTTTAGAGTTAAAGATGCGTATGCGACATATTGCAGTTACTCTTAATACTTTTTTACCTTTATCTTATAAAGAACAACTTGAAATACTAAAACCTACATCACATGATTTTAGTGGTTTTGATGCTATGTTTTTTCAAGATTTTGTGGAAGTTTATGGATTAGAAGATTTTCAAAACTCTATGGAAGCCTTAGAAGTATTTACTCTTGATTCAAGTTCTGAGTTTGCAATAAGACAGTTTATATTAAATTGTGAAGATGAAACAATGTCTCAAATGAAACTTTGGGCAAAAAGTTCAAATGAACATATAAGACGCCTTGCAAGTGAAGGTTGTCGTCCTAGACTTCCTTGGGCTGTGGCTCTTCCTAAATTCAAAAAAGACCCTACAAAAGTATTTGAGATAATCGAACTTCTTAAAAATGATAAATCAAAGTATGTACAAAAAAGTGTTGCTAATAATCTAAATGATATCTCAAAAGATAATCCAAAACTTGTAATTGAGTTTATAAAAACAAACCTTGGAAAAACAAAAGAACTAGATTGGATTTGCAAACATGCTGCTAGGACTTTACTAAAAAAAGCAGATAAAGAAGTCCTTTGTTTATTTGGTTACATAAATAATTCTCATGTAGAAGTTGAAAACTTTATTTGTGATAAGAGTTTAAAAATGGGAGAAAATCTAAATTTCTCTTTTGATATAAAAAGTAATCAAGAGTTAGGAAAGTTAAGAATTGAATATGCAATTATTTATAAAAAAGCCAAAGATAAAAGTTCAAGAAAACTATTTTTAATAAGTCAAAATGAAATAAAAACAAAAACAAAAAGTTTTTCAAAAAGACAAAGTTTTAAAAATATGACAACAAGAAGACATTATAAGGGTGAACATCAAATAGAAATAATAATTAACTCTGATGTTAAATGTAAAGAATCCTTTAATCTTTTTTAG